From Pan troglodytes isolate AG18354 chromosome 11, NHGRI_mPanTro3-v2.0_pri, whole genome shotgun sequence, the proteins below share one genomic window:
- the NDOR1 gene encoding NADPH-dependent diflavin oxidoreductase 1 isoform X8: protein MPSPQLLVLFGSQTGTAQDVSERLGREARRRRLGCRVQALDSYPVVNLINEPLVIFVCATTGQGDPPDNMKNFWGFIFRKNLPSTALCQMDFAVLGLGDSSYAKFNFVAKKLHRRLLQLGGSALLPVCLGDDQHELGPDAAVDPWLRDLWDRVLGLYPPPPGLAEIPPGVPLPSKFTLLFLQEAPSTGSEGQRVAHPGSQEPPSESKPFLAPMISNQRVTGPSHFQDVRLIEFDILGSGISFAAGDVVLIQPSNSAAHVQRFCQVLGLDPDQLFMLQPREPDVSSPTRLPQPCSMRHLVSHYLDIASVPRRSFFELLACLSLHELEREKLLEFSSAQGQEELFEYCNRPRRTILEVLCDFPHTAAAIPPDYLLDLIPAIRPRAFSIASSLLIHPSRLQILVAVVQFQTRLKEPRRGLCSSWLASLDPGQGPVRVPLWVRPGSLAFPETPDTPVIMVGPGTGVAPFRAAIQERVAQGQTGNFLFFGCRWRDQDFYWESEWQELEKRDCLTLIPAFSREQPPALFSALQEQKVYVQHRLRELGSLVWELLDHQAMPSPCQRTSRKP, encoded by the exons ATGCCGAGCCCGCAGCTTCTGGTGCTCTTCGGCAGCCAGACAGGCACGGCTCAGGATGTGTCGGAGAGACTGGGTCGCGAGGCCCGGCGCCGGCGGCTTGGCTGCCGGGTGCAGGCCCTGGACTCCTACCCGGTG GTGAATCTGATTAACGAGCCCCTGGTGATATTTGTTTGTGCAACTACAGGCCAAGGAGACCCCCCTGACAACATGAAG AACTTCTGGGGGTTTATATTCCGGAAGAACCTGCCCTCCACTGCCCTCTGTCAGATGGACTTTGCCGTCCTGGGCCTCGGGGACTCCTCATACGCCAA GTTCAACTTCGTGGCCAAGAAGCTGCACCGACGGCTACTGCAGCTTGGGGGCAGCGCCCTCCTGCCCGTGTGCCTGGGCGATGACCAGCATGAGCTGGG GCCCGACGCTGCTGTGGACCCCTGGCTGCGAGACTTGTGGGACAGGGTTCTGGGGCTGTACCCGCCGCCTCCGGGCCTCGCTGAGATCCCTCCCGGAGTCCC CCTGCCCTCCAAGTTCACCCTGCTGTTCCTCCAAGAGGCACCCAGCACGGGCTCTGAGGGGCAGCGGGTAGCTCACCCCGGCTCTCAGGAGCCCCCGTCAGAGTCGAAGCCCTTCCTAGCACCCATGATCTCCAACCAGAGAGTCACCGGCCCCTCCCACTTCCAGGACGTTCGGCTGATTGAGTTTGACATCTTGGGCTCCGGCATCAG CTTTGCTGCTGGTGATGTGGTGCTGATTCAGCCCTCCAACTCGGCTGCCCATGTCCAGCGGTTCTGCCAGGTGCTGGGCCTGGACCCTGACCAGCTCTTCATGCTGCAGCCGCGGGAGCCAG ATGTCTCCTCCCCCACGAGGCTGCCCCAGCCCTGCTCCATGCGGCACCTCGTGTCCCACTACCTGGATATCGCCAGCGTGCCTCGCCGCTCCTtcttcgaactcctggcctgtcTATCCCTCCATGAGCTGGAGCGGGAGAAGCTGCTGGAGTTCAGTTCTGCCCAAGGCCAGGAGGAGCTCTTTGAATACTGCAACCGGCCCCGCAGGACCATCCTGGAG GTGCTCTGTGACTTCCCGCACACAGCTGCCGCCATCCCTCCCGACTACCTGTTGGACCTCATCCCCGCTATCCGGCCGAGGGCCTTCTCCATCGCTTCCTCGCTGCTG ATTCACCCCTCACGGCTGCAGATCCTCGTGGCTGTAGTGCAGTTCCAGACTCGCCTCAAGGAGCCCCGCCGGGGCCTCTGCTCCTCCTGGCTGGCATCCCTGGACCCTGGGCAAG GACCTgtccgggtgcccctctgggtgCGGCCTGGGAGTCTGGCCTTCCCAGAGACACCAGACACACCTGTGATCATGGTGGGGCCTGGCACTGGGGTAGCCCCCTTCCGAGCAGCCATCCAGGAGCGTGTGGCCCAGGGCCAGACTG GAAACTTCTTGTTTTTTGGCTGCCGCTGGCGGGACCAAGACTTCTACTGGGAGTCTGAGTGGCAGGAGCTGGAGAAGCGGGACTGTCTGACCCTCATCCCTGCCTTCTCCCGGGAACAG CCCCCAGCCCTGTTCTCTGCCCTAcaggagcagaaagtatatgtgcaGCACCGGCTCCGGGAGCTGGGGTCGCTTGTGTGGGAACTGCTGGACCACCAGG CAATGCCAAGTCCATGCCAGCGGACGTCTCGGAAGCCCTGA
- the NDOR1 gene encoding NADPH-dependent diflavin oxidoreductase 1 isoform X12, whose product MPSPQLLVLFGSQTGTAQDVSERLGREARRRRLGCRVQALDSYPVVNLINEPLVIFVCATTGQGDPPDNMKNFWGFIFRKNLPSTALCQMDFAVLGLGDSSYAKFNFVAKKLHRRLLQLGGSALLPVCLGDDQHELGLPSKFTLLFLQEAPSTGSEGQRVAHPGSQEPPSESKPFLAPMISNQRVTGPSHFQDVRLIEFDILGSGISFAAGDVVLIQPSNSAAHVQRFCQVLGLDPDQLFMLQPREPDVSSPTRLPQPCSMRHLVSHYLDIASVPRRSFFELLACLSLHELEREKLLEFSSAQGQEELFEYCNRPRRTILEVLCDFPHTAAAIPPDYLLDLIPAIRPRAFSIASSLLIHPSRLQILVAVVQFQTRLKEPRRGLCSSWLASLDPGQGPVRVPLWVRPGSLAFPETPDTPVIMVGPGTGVAPFRAAIQERVAQGQTGNFLFFGCRWRDQDFYWESEWQELEKRDCLTLIPAFSREQEQKVYVQHRLRELGSLVWELLDHQAMPSPCQRTSRKP is encoded by the exons ATGCCGAGCCCGCAGCTTCTGGTGCTCTTCGGCAGCCAGACAGGCACGGCTCAGGATGTGTCGGAGAGACTGGGTCGCGAGGCCCGGCGCCGGCGGCTTGGCTGCCGGGTGCAGGCCCTGGACTCCTACCCGGTG GTGAATCTGATTAACGAGCCCCTGGTGATATTTGTTTGTGCAACTACAGGCCAAGGAGACCCCCCTGACAACATGAAG AACTTCTGGGGGTTTATATTCCGGAAGAACCTGCCCTCCACTGCCCTCTGTCAGATGGACTTTGCCGTCCTGGGCCTCGGGGACTCCTCATACGCCAA GTTCAACTTCGTGGCCAAGAAGCTGCACCGACGGCTACTGCAGCTTGGGGGCAGCGCCCTCCTGCCCGTGTGCCTGGGCGATGACCAGCATGAGCTGGG CCTGCCCTCCAAGTTCACCCTGCTGTTCCTCCAAGAGGCACCCAGCACGGGCTCTGAGGGGCAGCGGGTAGCTCACCCCGGCTCTCAGGAGCCCCCGTCAGAGTCGAAGCCCTTCCTAGCACCCATGATCTCCAACCAGAGAGTCACCGGCCCCTCCCACTTCCAGGACGTTCGGCTGATTGAGTTTGACATCTTGGGCTCCGGCATCAG CTTTGCTGCTGGTGATGTGGTGCTGATTCAGCCCTCCAACTCGGCTGCCCATGTCCAGCGGTTCTGCCAGGTGCTGGGCCTGGACCCTGACCAGCTCTTCATGCTGCAGCCGCGGGAGCCAG ATGTCTCCTCCCCCACGAGGCTGCCCCAGCCCTGCTCCATGCGGCACCTCGTGTCCCACTACCTGGATATCGCCAGCGTGCCTCGCCGCTCCTtcttcgaactcctggcctgtcTATCCCTCCATGAGCTGGAGCGGGAGAAGCTGCTGGAGTTCAGTTCTGCCCAAGGCCAGGAGGAGCTCTTTGAATACTGCAACCGGCCCCGCAGGACCATCCTGGAG GTGCTCTGTGACTTCCCGCACACAGCTGCCGCCATCCCTCCCGACTACCTGTTGGACCTCATCCCCGCTATCCGGCCGAGGGCCTTCTCCATCGCTTCCTCGCTGCTG ATTCACCCCTCACGGCTGCAGATCCTCGTGGCTGTAGTGCAGTTCCAGACTCGCCTCAAGGAGCCCCGCCGGGGCCTCTGCTCCTCCTGGCTGGCATCCCTGGACCCTGGGCAAG GACCTgtccgggtgcccctctgggtgCGGCCTGGGAGTCTGGCCTTCCCAGAGACACCAGACACACCTGTGATCATGGTGGGGCCTGGCACTGGGGTAGCCCCCTTCCGAGCAGCCATCCAGGAGCGTGTGGCCCAGGGCCAGACTG GAAACTTCTTGTTTTTTGGCTGCCGCTGGCGGGACCAAGACTTCTACTGGGAGTCTGAGTGGCAGGAGCTGGAGAAGCGGGACTGTCTGACCCTCATCCCTGCCTTCTCCCGGGAACAG gagcagaaagtatatgtgcaGCACCGGCTCCGGGAGCTGGGGTCGCTTGTGTGGGAACTGCTGGACCACCAGG CAATGCCAAGTCCATGCCAGCGGACGTCTCGGAAGCCCTGA